From Deltaproteobacteria bacterium, the proteins below share one genomic window:
- a CDS encoding transposase gives MRHRLKAFKIWVYVDRAPWHRGEQIQEYFRSHRELRLMYLPPYQPALNMQERVWRQMRYEATTNCWFEDLEVIWEEVQFNFRRRSPKKIKQLCNFI, from the coding sequence ATGCGCCATCGGCTCAAGGCTTTCAAAATCTGGGTCTATGTCGATCGAGCGCCATGGCACCGGGGAGAACAGATCCAAGAGTACTTCAGATCTCATCGGGAACTCCGCCTTATGTATCTGCCTCCCTATCAGCCTGCTCTAAACATGCAGGAAAGGGTTTGGCGCCAAATGCGCTATGAGGCGACCACCAACTGCTGGTTCGAAGATCTGGAGGTCATTTGGGAAGAAGTCCAATTCAATTTCCGCCGACGGTCACCAAAGAAGATAAAACAGCTATGTAACTTTATATAG
- a CDS encoding helix-turn-helix domain containing protein has product MKIAALLLVLEGQRPGWITQVLGLTRMSLSRWVHGVNQEGIEFLRPNPRSGRPGQLTEKLAHELEDHLERSPREFGWSRVGWDGPTLVVHLKKYFGINLKVRQAQNWMYRLGYRMNRASHVYLQARSEDAKTGARSDCRRGPSELP; this is encoded by the coding sequence ATGAAGATCGCGGCTCTGTTGCTGGTACTGGAGGGCCAGCGTCCGGGATGGATAACTCAAGTACTGGGCCTAACCCGCATGAGCTTGAGTCGATGGGTCCATGGGGTGAACCAAGAAGGTATCGAGTTCCTTCGACCCAACCCTCGGTCTGGCCGTCCTGGACAGCTTACCGAGAAGCTTGCGCATGAGCTGGAGGATCATCTGGAGAGGAGTCCTCGGGAGTTTGGTTGGTCTCGTGTTGGGTGGGATGGCCCAACGCTGGTTGTCCATTTGAAGAAATACTTTGGGATAAACCTGAAGGTTCGACAAGCCCAAAACTGGATGTATCGGTTGGGTTATCGGATGAACCGTGCCAGCCATGTCTACCTTCAGGCCCGCTCGGAGGATGCCAAGACGGGGGCCCGTTCGGACTGCCGAAGGGGACCGTCAGAGCTTCCTTGA